From Roseateles sp. SL47:
AACATGCGGCGGTGCTGCACGACGTGCTGATGCAGCAGTTCATCGCCAGCCACGCCAAGGCGCCCAAGGAGCTGGTGCTCGATGTCGATGCCACCCATGTGCCGCTGCACGGCCAGCAAGAGCGCGGCCACTTCCACGCCTACTACGACAACTACTGCTACTTGCCGCTGTACGTCTTCGCCGGGCAGGACCTGCTGGCCTGCGTGCTGCGCCCCAGCGACCGGGACCCGGCCAGCGTTGTCAGTGCGCTGATCAAGCGCTTGCTGGTGCCGCTGCGCCGCGCGTGGCCGAAGACCAAGATCATCGTGCGGGCGGACTCGGGGTTTTGCCGCCCGCGCGTGCTGCAGCGCCTGGAGCGCTGGCGCGTGAGCTACATCATCGGGCTGCAGAAGAACTCGCGTCTGAACGATCAGGTAGCACTGGCAGAACTGGCGCTGGCCGAGCAGTTCTCTGCCAGGCGCAGCAAGCAACGGATGTTCGGCGAGTTCCAGTACGCGGCCCACACCTGGGACAAGGAGCGTCGCGTCATCGCGCGGCTGGAGCATGGCGAGCAAGGTGTCAACCCACGCTTCATCGTCACCGACCTGCCGGGATCGCCCAAGGCTCTGTACGAGCGCCGGTACTGCGCCCGTGGCGAAGCCGAGAACCGCATCAAGGAAGCGCAACTCGATCTGTTTGGCCGGCGTGCGAGTTGCCACCGCTTCCGGGCCAACCAGCTGCGGCTGCTGCTGGCGGCGCTGGCGTACACCTTGATGATCAACCTGCGCCGACTGGCGCTGCAAGGCACCGAGCTGGCCCAGGCCTGCACCGCCACCATCCGCACCAGGCTGCTGAAGATTGGCGCGGCCGTGCTGCGCAACACCCGCCGCGTGCGGGTCCTGCTGGCATCGGCTCACCCGATGAAGCATGTCTTCCTGGCCGCTGCTGGCGCCCTCAGCCCCTAGCAACTCATCCAGTGCCTGGCCCGCGCGTTGACACCAAACCGGCCCGCAACCCAAGCCGGGGAAGGGGTAATCGCGCCTGGGTGTGTGTCATCAACCAAGCTCAACGCAGCAAACGGCCACGACGCGCCTCAAATCGTCGTTCGGACAAGCAAATCAGCGCCGCGAACCCATCCAGTACGCTACTCGTGAAAGATCCGGGCTAGGGATGTCGTGCAGTTGGGAATCCGGAAGATGGTTGAGCCGTCAACGGGACGCAGCACTGGCCGGCGGAAGAGGACGCGGCGGCGCCTTCGGCCGTTCCGGCGTCATGCCTGCGGGGGGTGCTGGCGGCACAGGCGGGACGGGGGGCGGCTGAAGGGTGGGCGGATTGGGCGCTGCGCCGGCCCCGGTGGGGTTCTCTTCCACCATGCGGTCGATCCTCTTCAGGATGCCGCCGTTTTGCAGGCTGCCCTCCCGCGTGCCTTGCCCCAGCACCATGGCCCGGCAGTCCTGACGATCTTCCTCGGCCACGCGCTGGCAGCGCAGCATCGCGTTGTTCGCCAGTTCTTCTTCGCTGGCCGTCTTGAGATGGCCACGACGAGCTTCGTCCCGGGCTGCGGCCGCTTCCTTCAGGCAGGGGGTCTTGTCCTGCCCGGTACGCCCGGCCAGGCAGGCCGCCCGCTCCTTCTCGTAGGTGCTGGCGGCGGAGGACTTGCCCACTGCACTGGCGGCAAATGCAGGCGCGGCCACCATCATCACGGCGGAGATCACGGCGCCCGCCGTCACCAGCGCGGTCGTGGAGGTCTGAGTCAGCAGCTTCAGCTTCATGTTTTCTCCTGGTGCCGGCTCGGTGAGCAGCCGGTCTGATGGCCTTCCTCCCAGGGAAGGTGATGGAGGGACGGCCCGAAGGACCTTGGATGACTGAAGCCTATCCATCCCCCTCTGCGATGTCTGTCATACCTTGCCGGGCGCTGGTGTAGGACCCGTCCGGCAACCCGTCGGCCAGCCTCCTGTCCAGCCCCCTGCGTGTGGCCGCGAGACGGGCCCGGCGGCGTGCTGTCCTACAGACGGACGTGGGGCTGGCTGATGCCGTGCCCAAGGGGGTGCCCCCTACAGTGAGCCTCAGTGCCGCAACGCGGCTTCGGAGTGAAAGGACATCATCATGTTGAAGTGGGCCCTGATCTTTGCCGTCATCTCCCTGGTGGCAGGTGTGCTCGGCTTTACCGGCATCGCCGCCGGTGCGGCGGGTATTGCCAAGATCCTGTTCGGCATCTTCCTGGTCATCTTCCTGGTGCTGTTGGTGCTGGGCATCACCGGCGTCAAGGCCCTCCGCAAATAGCTCCGGCCGACCCGGCCCCGTGGCCCAACGGGCCTGAGCGCCCCTTCGCCAAGGCGCGCCGGCCTGCGGCCTTCCCAGCCACTCCCAACCCTGGAGCCAGCCAATGAAGCAGGAACAAGACAACCAGACCATGCAACTCGACGCGTCCGCACTGGAGCGCGCCCGTAGCCATCTCGACGATGGCGCGGTGACGCCCAGCTACGGCCCCTGGCGCGACCCGATCGTGAAGTTGCTGAACGACGCCCTGGCCACCGAGCTGGTCTGTGTACTGCGCTACAAGCGCCACTACTTCACCGCGCACGGTCTCTCCTCCCCGAGCATTGCCCAGGAGTTCCTCGAACATGCCAACGAGGAAAGCGCTCACGCCGACAAGCTGGCCGAGCGCATCGTGCAATTGGGCGGCGAGCCGGACTTCAACCCGGATTCCCTCACCAAGCGCAGCCATGCCGACTATGACGACTCGGACGACCTGAAGTCGATGGTCCGCGCCAATCTGGTGGCCGAACGCGTGGCCGTGGAAAGTTATCGCCAGATGATCACCCTGATCGGCGACAAGGACCCGACCACCCGCCGCATCCTGGAACAAGTCCTGGCGGATGAGGAAGAGCATGCCGACGAGCTGTTGGACATGCTGAAGGACTGAATCTTTCCATGACCTCGACATGCCCCCCCTCCCGCTCCACCCCCACGGACCGGCCCAAGCCGACACCGAAGCGGTGGTGGTCCTGGAAGCGGGGGGCCCTGTCGATCCACCCGGCAACGCTGCTGGTGAGCTTGTGCGCGGCCGTCGGCATGGCGGCCTGCGCCACGCCGGCGCCGCCAATGCAGGGCCCCCTGCCTGAGCCGCCGGCCTCCACACCGTCGGCCGCCCAGGTGGCCCGCCAGGTGGATGTGGTCGGCGCCAAGGGCGTGCTGGGCCCGCAGCGGCGGGAGCAGGTCATCCAGACTGCGGCGGCACAAGGCAGCGCCGACCTGCTCAAACGCCATCTGGCCGCGATGGCGGGTGTGGGGGACGTTGATCTGTTTGCCAACAACGATGCGCGCCTGCTGATCGACGGCCCCGCCACCTTCGAGGCGATGTTCGCCACCATCCAGAAGGCCCGACGACAGATCCTCCTGGAAAGCTACATCATCGAAGACGCCGAGGTTGCGCGAAAGCTGGCCGAACTACTGATCCAGCGACGGCAGCAAGGCGTGAAGGTCGCGGTGATCTATGACGCGATCGGCTCGCTCTCCACCCAGGAGGCGTATTTCGACCGCATGCGTCAGGCGGGCATCGCCATCTGCGCGTTCAACCCGGTCAATCCGCTCAAGAGCCGGCGCTATCACGACATCACCGAGCGGGACCACCGCAAGATCCTGGTGGTCGACAACGACGTTGGCTTCACCGGCGGCATCAACATCAGTGCGGTCTACTCCTCCGGATCGGGCTCCTTCGGCGGGGGCTCCTTCGGCGGTGGCAAGAGCCGCAAGAAACTGGCCGACGCCAGCAAGGAAGAACAACAACGCGGCTGGCGCGACACCATGATCCAGGTGCGCGGCCCCGCTGTGCAAGCCCTGCACGACATGGTGCTGCAAACCTGGAAGCAGCAGGCCTGCGAGGGCGCGCTGGAAGCACTGCCGCCCCCCCCCGGTGGGGCGGGTCAGCAGCTGATGCGCATCGTGCCGAGCACACCGCAGGACAAGGAAAACCGCATCTACACCCTACTGCTGGGCAGCATCCGTGCGGCCCAACGCAGTGTCTACCTGACCATGGCCTATTTCGCCCCCGGTCAGGACATGGTGGATGCGCTCACAGCCGCCGCCGAGCGCGGCGTGGACGTGCAGCTCATCCTGCCGTCCAAAAGCGACTTCTCACCGGTCATGCATGCCGGCCGAAGCCACTATGAGCGGCTGCTCAAGTCCGGCGTGAAGATCCATGAGCTGCAGGATGCCGTGCTTCATGCCAAGACAGCCGTGATTGACGGTGTGGTGTCCACCGTGGGCTCCAGCAACATGGATTGGCGCAGCTTTGTACACAACAACGAAGTGAATGCGGTGGTGCTGGGGGAGGACTTCGGCAGTGCCATGACGGTCATGTTCCTGAAGGACCGCAGCGCCTCACGCACCATCGACCTGGACACCTGGAAGCATCGGCCCTTGCTCCAGCGTGGCAAGGAATACTTCTCCAGCCTTCTTGAACATTGGTGGTGACAACAATGACCCCAAACCCGCCAACGTCTGCCCCAGCGGGCCCGCTGCCCCCTCGCTCTGACGGACCAGACGGCCCACACCGCCCTGACAGCTCTGAGGGCCCAGTCACCCCTCCCACCTCGAGGGCCCGTCAAGCCCGCCACCACTGGCTCACCGGCGTGGTGGTCGTGCTGGCCCTGCTGATGGGCGGCGTGGCTGTCTGTGAAGCGTTGGGCTGGCCGTTTTTACGCCGTCCGCTGGAAAACTGGCTCAGCGAGAAGCTGGACCGCATGGTCAGCTTTGATGGCTCCGGTGAAACCCGCTGGACGCTACGGTTCATTGGCGGCCTGCGCCTGCACACGGACAGCCTGCGCATCAGCGGCCCGAGCTGGAGCACCATGGGTCCGATGGTGGTGGCGCAGGACGCGCGCCTGGCGCTGCGCTACAGCGATCTGCTGGATCTGAAACGCGGCGGGCCGCTCCGCGTCAAGAGCCTGGAGGCCGGTGACCTGGCCCTGCGGCTGGAGCGAGATGTGGAAGGCCGCGCCAGCTGGCAGTTCGGCCCGCAGCCGGACAGCAGCACCCAGGTGCGGGAACGCCCCCGGCTGGACGGGGTGGGATTTGACCTGCTGAGCGTTCGCCAGGGGTCGGCGGTGGTGGATGACAAGATCCAGCAGTTGTCCCTGCTGGTGAAATTCGCCTTGCGAGAATCGTGGGACATGCCACCGCCGGATGAGCATCTGCTGGACCGGGCCGATATTCCGTTTGGATCGAATGCCACCCGCGCGAGCGCCCCCCCCCCGCCTGCGGACAAAGCCGCTGCAGCGTCCGACGCTGGCTCTGCGGCCACCGGCACAACCGTGGCCGCACGCCAGGGCGTCCTCGCCACGGCCGAAGGCCATTTCCACGACATGCCCATCAAGGCCAGGCTGCGCACCAGCTCTGCCCTGCCCTGGCTGTCCTCCGACCCCAATGCGCCCGCCGTGGAGGTGACCCTGCGGGGTGACATCGGCCGTGCCCGCCTCTCATTCGACGGCGAAGTGCGTGACCTGCTGGGCAGCCAAGGCCTGACCGGCCGCTACCAGCTCGCGGGCCCGTCCCTGGCAGCGGTCGGTGAACCGCTGGGGGTCACCCTGCCGACCACACCGCCCTTCGCGATGAAGGGCACCCTCCAGCGTGACGGCACCCATTGGTCCACCGTGGTGCAGACCGCCACCATCGGAAAGAGCAAGCTCAAGGGCCAGTTCGATTACAAGCGCCCACGCAACCAAAAGGCCCGTCTCACCGGTGAGTTGCGCGGCGGTGAACTCTGGCTGGCCGATCTGGGGCCCTCCATCGGTCTGCCCACCGACCGCAAGGCCCCCACGTCCAGCAAGCCCAATCGCGTGCTGCCGGACCGCCAGTTCGATCTACCCGCCCTGCGGGCCATGGATGCCGACGTCACCGTCAATCTGGACCGCTTTGAATCCGGCACGGCCTTTCTGCAGGCCGCTCGTCCGCTCAAGGGACGCATTGTGCTGACCGACGGTGTGCTGGAGATCCGCGACATTGACGCCCGCGTGGCCAAGGGCCAGTTCTCCGGCCGCATCGTGTTGGATGGCCGCCAGCCCAGCGCCCATTGGGAAGTGCGTCTGCGCGTGGCGGGTGTGCTCCTGGAGCAGTGGTTGCAGACCCACCGCGCGCCCAACAAGCCGCCCTATGTCACCGGGCTGATGGGGGGGCGCATTTCGCTGGATGGCCGCGGCCGGTCTGCGGCGGACCTGCTGGCCACGGCCGATGGCCGCATCGTGCTGTATTGGACACAAGGCACGGTCTCCCACCTGATCGTGGAAGCGGCCGGCATCGACCTGGCCCAGGCGGCAGGTGTGCTCATCCGCGGGGACAAGGACTTGCCGGTGCAATGCGGCATCGCGGATCTGGCGGTGAAGGACGGCCGTGTCACGCCCCAGCCCATGATTGTGGACACCCGCGACTCGCTGGTCCGCGTGGAGGGCGATATTTCGCTGGCCACTGAACGCATGGCCTTGCGGGCGAAGGTGGAACCCAAGGACGTCAGTCCGCTCACGCTCCGCACACCGCTGAAAGTGGAAGGCACATTGTCCGATCCGTCGATCAGCCTGGAGAAGGCGCCCCTGTTGCGCCGGGTGGTGCCCGCCGCCGTGCTCGGTGTGGCCGTGGGGCCGCTGGCGGCCCTGCTGCCGCTGGTGGACTTGGGCGAGGCGCCCGACGATCAGGACAAGGCAGCGCTGTCGGAATGCAACGCTGCGTTCGCGCGCCATGCCAAGCGGGGCGCCGGTTCGTGATAATCGCCCCCATGTCCGCGCCGCCTACGACCCACGCAACGCCTGGCACCCTGAGCTGCTTCCTGGTGGAAGACAGCCCGCTCATCCGCGACAACCTGGTGGCCACGCTGCAGGAAATGGTGGATTTGCAAGTGGTGGGCCAGGCCGACGATGAGGCCGGGGCGCTGCGCTGGCTGCTGGATGAAGCGGTGCCCTGTGATGTGATCATCATCGACATCTTCCTCAAGCGCGGCACGGGGCTCTCGCTGCTGCCCAAGGCCCGCAAACTGCAGCCCGAAGCCAAGATCATCATTCTGAGCAACTACGCCACGGTGGACATGCGCAACCGTTGCCAGGCCCTGGGCGCGGACCGGGTGTTTGACAAGTCCAGCGAGCTGGACGACCTCATCACCTACCTCATCGGGCTGCCCGCCCCCACGTGATCAGGCCGTGATGGCGGCAAGCGCCCGCTAATGCGCCGGTGTTCGCATCCACTGGCTGTTGAGCGTCCGTCGCAAGGTCTCGATGTCAAACGGCTTGCGCAGCACCACGGCCTCGCGGCCCAGCGCCGCATGGAAGGCGTCCGCATCGGGATGCCCGCTGGCAAACACCACCCGCAGGTCGGGTCGCAGGGCCAGCGCATGCCGGGCCAATTCAGCGCCGTCCATCTGCGGCATGGAAAAGTCCGCCAGCAACAGGTCCACCTTTTCCGTGCCCAGGATGCGCAGCGCTTCCCGCCCGCCCGAGGCGGTGACCACATCGTGGCCGAGGGAGAGGACCGCATCGGTGAGGAAGTCTCGGACGTCTGCATCGTCATCCACGACCAGCACGTAGTGGCGGCGGGCATCCTGCGGGGCCTGGGGGCCCAGGCCTGCGCATTCTTCCGGACCAGCCTCGGCGCGGTGCAGCGTCAGCGTCACCGTGGTGCCACGGCCCGGCACGCTCTGCACGTCCACCGACCCGCCCACCCGCTTGCACATGCCGTAGACCTGGCTCAAGCCCAACCCGCTGCCCTTGCCGACCGATTTGGTGGTGAAAAACGGATCAAAGCAGCGGGCCAGCACCTCGGGCGGCATGCCGGTGCCGTCGTCCGCCACCGACACCAGCACGGCGCTGCCCTGCTCCGCCACGCTGAGCACCAGATGGCCGCCGTCCGCCATGGCGTCCCGGGCATTAATCACCAGGTTCAGCAGCGCCATTTCCAGTTGCACCGCATCGGCCAACACACACACGTCCACCGTCACCGCCTCACGCGTGTAGCCGATGCGAGAACCCAAGGTGGTGCGGAACAGCGGCTCCAGATCGTTCAGCAACCGCCGCAGGCTGACCGGCTTGAGGTCAAAACTGTGCTCCCGGGAGAAGGCCAATAGCTGGGACGTCAGCTTCGTCGCCCGCGAGGAGATCAACTGACCTTTCTCGGCGCAGCGGGCCACCATCGTGGCGTCCGTTGCACGCTTGGCGATGATGTCGAAGTTGCCGCGAATGGCTTGCAGCAGGTTGTTGAAGTCATGCGCAATGCCCCCCACCAGTTGGCCGATGGCTTCCATCTTCTGGGCCTGGGCCAGGGCAGCTTCGGTGCGGGCCAGGCGCTCTTCCTTCTCGATGCGTTCGGTGACGTCGTAGACAAACTGGTAGGCACCGATGCGCCGCCCGTCGCGGTGCAGCGGGCGGAAATGCATCTCGTAGTGGCGGCTGCGCCCCTCTCTTCCGAACTCCCGCACATCGGTGAATTCTTCGCCGTCCAGCGCGCGCCGCCAAACCGCCTTCACCCCGTCCTGCTGATCCGGAAAGTCCTTCAGCGCCACCAGCATGTTGTCGCCCACCTTGGGGCGCACACCAAAGATGCGTTCGAACTCGGCGGCCGCCGCATGGTTGATGGCCATCCAATTGAAGTTGTGGTCGGACACCTGCACCATCGCATCCGTGCCCTCCACCAGATCACCAAACAGCTTGCGCTCGGCCAGGTAGAGCGACAGTTTCTGCTCCAGAGCGTCGTTGAGGTCGTGGATACGCTGCTCGTCATGCTTGCGCTGGGTGATGTCCATCACCGAGCCCACCACACGCGTCACCCGCCCATGCGCATCCAGCACCGGGATGCCGCGCGCGGCCACCCAACGAACCTGCCCGTCTTCCTTGCCGACGGTACGGTATTCCACGTCGTAGAGCTTGGCGCCATTGGGCACCGTCACGGCGGCAAAGGCCTGGGACACGGCCTCGAAATCCGCCGGATGCAGCCCTTCATAGAAGTCGCGCAGGGATACCGGCCGGTCGCTGTAGATGCCAAACATCTCCCGGGTGCGCACCGTCCAGTAGATGGAGCCGGACGCCAGGTCCACATCCCACAGGCCCACCCCTCCGCCTTCGGTGGCCTGGCGCAGTTGCTCCTCCTTGGCGGCCAGGGTGTCCTGGGCGTTGGCACGCGCCGTCACATCCGAGCCCAGCACAAACACGCCGGTCACCTGCCCCTGGTCATCCAGGATCGGCTGGCAGACAAAGTCCTCCGTCACCCAACGTGCGGTTTCGCCCGGCGGCTCCAGCCGGTAGTTCACCTCGGTGCCTTCATGCGGCCGGCCGGTGAGGTACACCCGGTTCAGAATGTCCAGATAGCCTTGCTCCCTGGCCTCGGGAAGCGCCTCCAGCACGGTCTTGCCCAGCAGCGGGCGCTGGCCGACCAGCGCCACATAGGCCGGATTGACCATGGTGAAGACATGATCCGGCCCGCTCAGCAGCGCCATGAAGGACGGTGCCTGCTCAAACAGCTTGGCGAACTGCCAATGCTCCTTGGCCAGCTCGGGGGCGACCGGATGCGGCGCGGGGGCCTCGGCAAACAACACCAGCACGCCACCGATGCCATGGGGGGAGGCGTCGTCATCGATCGGGCTGAAGGCGCAATGCCAGGAGGGGCCCTCCTGCAACGGGTCGGGCAGCAAGGGCAGCAGGGGCAGCTGACTGAGCCGATGGCCGGTCACCCTCTCGCCCCGCATCACGGCGTGGAGCTGAAGGTGGAAATGGTCCCAGGGGCGGGTCGCCGCGTCGGCAGGCCCCTCGCCCAGGCGGTCGGACGCCATCTCTGGAACCGGTCGCCCCAGCATGCCTGGCGGCGGCGCGTCCCCCAGCAGGCGCCGATAAGCGTCGTTGTAGAGGCACAGGTGTTCCGTCCCCCAAAAGATCAGGGCGGGTTGGCGGGTGGTGAGCAGCAGCCGCACCATGGCACGCAGCCCGGCGGGCCAGGTGGCCGGCGGGCCCAGAGCGGTCCGGGACCAGTCGTGGCTGCGAAATTGCCGAGCCATCTCACCATCGCCCGTCAGAAATGCGGGGGTGTCAGTCGTCCCGGCCATCGCGGTCCCTTCGTTCATGCAAGTGATGGGGCGGCACGCAGTCCGGGTCTACAGCGTGACGGAACACGAAGATCTTACGGGGAGATGGCAGACGGACAAGAGAGCCGCTCCAAGCAGGCCGTCACCCGAATCGCCCGGACAGGGGGGTATCGGCGGCAGGCTCCTGGTCTGTCAGGGCAAGGCGCCCGCCCGCCAGCGACGAAACAAGCGGTCCACCCAGACAATCGCCCCGTGCGGCGTGCCGGTTGAGCACACCCCACGGGGCGATGGGTGGGCGGCGGCGCCCCTTAGTGCGCGCCGCCAGCGTCCACCGGTGCACCCATCTTGGGCGGCCGCTGGGTGATCCACACAAAGGCGATCAAAGCGATGAACAGCACGGCCGACGCCAGGAAGATGTCGTCCGCTGCCCGGGTGAAGGCCTGTTGATCCACCAGACGATTGAGGTAAGACAAGGCCTGGTCCCCACTCATGCCGGCGGCCTGCAGTGTGTTGAGCGTCTGCCCGGCCACCGCATCGCCCAGCCCGATGTGCTCCACCAGATGGGTGTGATGCAGCGTGGCGCGGTTTTCCCACACGGTGGTGGAAATCGACGTCCCCATCGCGCCGGCGGTGATCCGCACGAAGTTCGACAAGCCCGCCGCAGCGGCAATCCGTTCCGGCGGGATGCCGGAGAGCGTCAGCGTGGTCAGCGGGATGAAGAAAAACGCCAGCGCCGCCCCCTGCAACACCGTGGGCACCATGATGATCCCCAGGCTGGTGTCGGTGGTGAACATCGAACGCATCAGCAGCACTACAAAGAACATGACAAAGGCAAAGCTGGCCATCAGACGCGGGTCCCACACCGACACCTTGCGGCCCACCACCGGCGACAGCAGGATGGCCAGCACCCCCACCGGCGCCAGCGCAAAACCGGCGGCCGTGGCGGTATAGCCCATGAACTGCTGCAGCCACAGCGGCAGCAGCACCACGTTGCCAAAGAACAGCCCGTAGGCCACCGACAGCACCGAGGCGCCGAAGAGGAAGTTGCGGCGCCCGAAGAGGCGCAGGTCCACCACCGGATGCTCGGCGGTGAGTTCCCACACCACAAACACCGCCACGCCCACCACCGCCAGCACGGCCAGGATCTGGATCTGACCGGATTCA
This genomic window contains:
- a CDS encoding IS1380 family transposase: MPKCTDATVEFGRVGRRVVQAAFDGGDIVSDGGVLLLKRVDERLGLTRAAALALGDGRRLASVQHDLRSLLAQRIYGLCLGWSDVCDHNVLRSDLLMQTAVGRAEPLASAPTLSRLETAATAEHAAVLHDVLMQQFIASHAKAPKELVLDVDATHVPLHGQQERGHFHAYYDNYCYLPLYVFAGQDLLACVLRPSDRDPASVVSALIKRLLVPLRRAWPKTKIIVRADSGFCRPRVLQRLERWRVSYIIGLQKNSRLNDQVALAELALAEQFSARRSKQRMFGEFQYAAHTWDKERRVIARLEHGEQGVNPRFIVTDLPGSPKALYERRYCARGEAENRIKEAQLDLFGRRASCHRFRANQLRLLLAALAYTLMINLRRLALQGTELAQACTATIRTRLLKIGAAVLRNTRRVRVLLASAHPMKHVFLAAAGALSP
- a CDS encoding DUF1328 family protein codes for the protein MLKWALIFAVISLVAGVLGFTGIAAGAAGIAKILFGIFLVIFLVLLVLGITGVKALRK
- a CDS encoding ferritin-like domain-containing protein, translated to MQLDASALERARSHLDDGAVTPSYGPWRDPIVKLLNDALATELVCVLRYKRHYFTAHGLSSPSIAQEFLEHANEESAHADKLAERIVQLGGEPDFNPDSLTKRSHADYDDSDDLKSMVRANLVAERVAVESYRQMITLIGDKDPTTRRILEQVLADEEEHADELLDMLKD
- a CDS encoding phospholipase D-like domain-containing protein, whose protein sequence is MTSTCPPSRSTPTDRPKPTPKRWWSWKRGALSIHPATLLVSLCAAVGMAACATPAPPMQGPLPEPPASTPSAAQVARQVDVVGAKGVLGPQRREQVIQTAAAQGSADLLKRHLAAMAGVGDVDLFANNDARLLIDGPATFEAMFATIQKARRQILLESYIIEDAEVARKLAELLIQRRQQGVKVAVIYDAIGSLSTQEAYFDRMRQAGIAICAFNPVNPLKSRRYHDITERDHRKILVVDNDVGFTGGINISAVYSSGSGSFGGGSFGGGKSRKKLADASKEEQQRGWRDTMIQVRGPAVQALHDMVLQTWKQQACEGALEALPPPPGGAGQQLMRIVPSTPQDKENRIYTLLLGSIRAAQRSVYLTMAYFAPGQDMVDALTAAAERGVDVQLILPSKSDFSPVMHAGRSHYERLLKSGVKIHELQDAVLHAKTAVIDGVVSTVGSSNMDWRSFVHNNEVNAVVLGEDFGSAMTVMFLKDRSASRTIDLDTWKHRPLLQRGKEYFSSLLEHWW
- a CDS encoding AsmA family protein, whose product is MVVVLALLMGGVAVCEALGWPFLRRPLENWLSEKLDRMVSFDGSGETRWTLRFIGGLRLHTDSLRISGPSWSTMGPMVVAQDARLALRYSDLLDLKRGGPLRVKSLEAGDLALRLERDVEGRASWQFGPQPDSSTQVRERPRLDGVGFDLLSVRQGSAVVDDKIQQLSLLVKFALRESWDMPPPDEHLLDRADIPFGSNATRASAPPPPADKAAAASDAGSAATGTTVAARQGVLATAEGHFHDMPIKARLRTSSALPWLSSDPNAPAVEVTLRGDIGRARLSFDGEVRDLLGSQGLTGRYQLAGPSLAAVGEPLGVTLPTTPPFAMKGTLQRDGTHWSTVVQTATIGKSKLKGQFDYKRPRNQKARLTGELRGGELWLADLGPSIGLPTDRKAPTSSKPNRVLPDRQFDLPALRAMDADVTVNLDRFESGTAFLQAARPLKGRIVLTDGVLEIRDIDARVAKGQFSGRIVLDGRQPSAHWEVRLRVAGVLLEQWLQTHRAPNKPPYVTGLMGGRISLDGRGRSAADLLATADGRIVLYWTQGTVSHLIVEAAGIDLAQAAGVLIRGDKDLPVQCGIADLAVKDGRVTPQPMIVDTRDSLVRVEGDISLATERMALRAKVEPKDVSPLTLRTPLKVEGTLSDPSISLEKAPLLRRVVPAAVLGVAVGPLAALLPLVDLGEAPDDQDKAALSECNAAFARHAKRGAGS
- a CDS encoding response regulator, whose protein sequence is MSAPPTTHATPGTLSCFLVEDSPLIRDNLVATLQEMVDLQVVGQADDEAGALRWLLDEAVPCDVIIIDIFLKRGTGLSLLPKARKLQPEAKIIILSNYATVDMRNRCQALGADRVFDKSSELDDLITYLIGLPAPT
- a CDS encoding PAS domain-containing protein encodes the protein MNEGTAMAGTTDTPAFLTGDGEMARQFRSHDWSRTALGPPATWPAGLRAMVRLLLTTRQPALIFWGTEHLCLYNDAYRRLLGDAPPPGMLGRPVPEMASDRLGEGPADAATRPWDHFHLQLHAVMRGERVTGHRLSQLPLLPLLPDPLQEGPSWHCAFSPIDDDASPHGIGGVLVLFAEAPAPHPVAPELAKEHWQFAKLFEQAPSFMALLSGPDHVFTMVNPAYVALVGQRPLLGKTVLEALPEAREQGYLDILNRVYLTGRPHEGTEVNYRLEPPGETARWVTEDFVCQPILDDQGQVTGVFVLGSDVTARANAQDTLAAKEEQLRQATEGGGVGLWDVDLASGSIYWTVRTREMFGIYSDRPVSLRDFYEGLHPADFEAVSQAFAAVTVPNGAKLYDVEYRTVGKEDGQVRWVAARGIPVLDAHGRVTRVVGSVMDITQRKHDEQRIHDLNDALEQKLSLYLAERKLFGDLVEGTDAMVQVSDHNFNWMAINHAAAAEFERIFGVRPKVGDNMLVALKDFPDQQDGVKAVWRRALDGEEFTDVREFGREGRSRHYEMHFRPLHRDGRRIGAYQFVYDVTERIEKEERLARTEAALAQAQKMEAIGQLVGGIAHDFNNLLQAIRGNFDIIAKRATDATMVARCAEKGQLISSRATKLTSQLLAFSREHSFDLKPVSLRRLLNDLEPLFRTTLGSRIGYTREAVTVDVCVLADAVQLEMALLNLVINARDAMADGGHLVLSVAEQGSAVLVSVADDGTGMPPEVLARCFDPFFTTKSVGKGSGLGLSQVYGMCKRVGGSVDVQSVPGRGTTVTLTLHRAEAGPEECAGLGPQAPQDARRHYVLVVDDDADVRDFLTDAVLSLGHDVVTASGGREALRILGTEKVDLLLADFSMPQMDGAELARHALALRPDLRVVFASGHPDADAFHAALGREAVVLRKPFDIETLRRTLNSQWMRTPAH
- a CDS encoding DHA2 family efflux MFS transporter permease subunit, which gives rise to MSNAAPAGPQPLSGSALVLGTVSLSLATFMNVLDSSIANVSLPAIAGDLGVSATQGTWVITSFGVANAISVPLTGWLTQRFGAVRLFTTSVLLFVLASWLCGFAHSLEMLVAARVLQGLVAGPMIPLSQTLLLSSYPKHKAGTALALWGMTTLVAPVVGPLLGGWITDNMSWPWIFYINVPVGLFAAGLTWSIYRTRETPTKKLPIDSVGLALLVLWVGALQIMLDKGKELDWFESGQIQILAVLAVVGVAVFVVWELTAEHPVVDLRLFGRRNFLFGASVLSVAYGLFFGNVVLLPLWLQQFMGYTATAAGFALAPVGVLAILLSPVVGRKVSVWDPRLMASFAFVMFFVVLLMRSMFTTDTSLGIIMVPTVLQGAALAFFFIPLTTLTLSGIPPERIAAAAGLSNFVRITAGAMGTSISTTVWENRATLHHTHLVEHIGLGDAVAGQTLNTLQAAGMSGDQALSYLNRLVDQQAFTRAADDIFLASAVLFIALIAFVWITQRPPKMGAPVDAGGAH